AAATATTTGGTCAAAAATGGGACACTTTGGCGaaaagcaaacaccaaacaaaaCTTGCTATTTCACCTAGCAAGAATTAGATTTGAAAGCTGTTCTAGCCCAACCCAAAAGGCCAGAGTACCTACCCTCCCTCTGACCTACTatgtattttcaataaaatttggttttacttaTTCCCTATCGTTTCATTTCTTAATTTACGATTCAGAAAAAATCCCACCTCTCACATTTTCCAAAGAACTTGAATCTCTTGCTAGTGCTTCAAATACTTCAAAATCGGAATCTTTTACTTCCAATACATTGTTCATTATTCCTTCAGCATTCAATTTTGTTggctttaaaatataaaattacttaACAAACATTCTTTTATGTATTAAAATATTAGGGACAAAGCGGAACAATATAAATAGGGCCAatatcagaagttaaatttcaTATGTAGACTGGTGATTAATCTTATACACCTTATTGAAGACTTTCAAATGATTAGCTGACAGCAAAAACTGAACCATCCATCAAACATTGATACAATATGAACATATTGCAAAATTACacttctaatttttttttaaaaacaacagTCCAACTAAGTGGTAATTACCTAGTAAATGTTTAGCGCTTAAATATATGTATCATATTATGATACATATTTtgatacacatatatataaagtttaaaaaacatGATTGAGTTTGAGTGCTTTTATTAAGCGAGACTTCAAGTCATGGAAGCcattaaatgtaacaaaaccaAGTAGATACCAATATTCAATATATctcaataaaatttgtataatGCAATAATGATATCAGGCTGACGTCACCTCATCTTGGTTAGTTTTCCACTGTCCGTCAACCATAAATTTATACTCGTGTTCTCCAGCTGGAAGATCAACAATACCATAAAAATCATCACGACTTCTAGACAAAGGTATTCTTGCTTTCCATTGATCATAGGATCCCGCCAAAAAAACCTGCAAAAACCTCTCGTTAACCAAAGGTGACTAAGAAAGTAATGAAAAATCAATCAGGAACTTGAAACAGAACAGAACCTGTGAGATTCGTTTAAATCCTAATGTATTTGTTCTGGAGTTGACAATAATTATTGGATGAaataagagagcaatgctcaaatataagaaCACAAATGTAGTAACTAAAGGTAACACTATTATTTGCAACCTAATAAATGATATAAAGCAATATGTGGTTGTACTCTCTACTGACCTCTTTTCCACCACCTTTCCATCGAAAAACAGCAGGTACTTTTGCTACTCCACCCGAGTGCATAATATGAGTTTGCTTTAACCCAGCCGCTTCATCctaaagaaatatatttataatgttCATGTCCACAACCATTAGAATTTGAGCGAGagccaaaatcaaatattttactatcCCGACTACTTGCTAAAAATATTCTTGAATATcgaatgtatttaaaaaaaaacgagttAGTCTTAATACAGAAATTTAAACATCCGTATACTTTGATGGGGCTCATTGCATTACTGTGACAGAATTTTTGGTGACATAGTCAGgaggggttaggaatgacatatgcaaaaattgttgagccaggccaactagaagttattgtggTATGAAACTACAAGAGACCCCCATAATCAAAATACGGACATATTGCATAAACagcataaaattaaattattaaatgaCAATTTGCAGGTTTTGTTTTGCATCCCCACAATCAGACAATGCTACCCTCTCACATGTAATAGATCATGCTGATGTCCAGGAAAAACAAATCCAGATTCTTCCATTGGTGAACCAACTACTAGATCACTTCCTCCTTGACCTTCTGCAGCTCCTGATTCTCTCTTTATCGATGCGTTATTCCCCATGATTAGATATTTGAAGttgcaatatttataaattatattgtaaGGCTATACCATATACCAGTATACAAGTAATAAATCTGACTAaaagagttgaaaatttttcagtttctttATTTGTAATCAAGTGAAGTTATAGATGTACTTTTGTGTGAGTTATGTTATGAACTGAACTTATACTGAACTACAGAACTAGATATACTGATAAAATtagaccagcggttcccaaccttttttcgATAAATTCCTCTCTTCgcctattttgaaactctttATTCCCCCTTCAATATGCAGATATGCATAAAAAGTAATTATTTGTTCATATTAAATGACAGAATAGAGATTTAGCtagtattacagtattatgaaTATGTGTCAGTAGCACTCAAGCCTTTGTGCAGTTTACAGGTTTATGTAGTCTAAGCATAAATTAGAATATAGTAATATTAATTACTACCGATATCCGTATATGCCTGTATGCTGATGTGGCTAACCACTGCTAGATATAGCAATAGTTCATTTGCCAATTCTCGTCTGATTGTTCCAAATTCAGAAATTCATGGACTGGGAGATTCGTGTCCGTGaaccagggttgccagatcccagTGTTGAAAATAAGCCAAATCCAGACAGAAAAAGCCAACAGTTTTACCAAGTACAAAAGCATCATGAGTTGAAACTCCTAGCACAATTTGACAATAGTGGATTTGTACAGTTTGCAATATGCTGATTTAGAGCCATCAGTTGATTTGATGAGCCACGCCAAATCCCACTAAAACTGTAAAAGTTGTATTGGTTGCTACCACCCGATCACTGTATCATGACGATTTCCACTTAAGCACGATCAAGGGTTAAAAACTAAGACAGTAAGAAGGATTATTGGAGTGCAGAATTAAAATCTAGTTACTCTACAGTCTACACAGTGCTGCAGTGAGACAGTCAAGCTGAAAAACAGCAAAAAGCCAGAAAAGGAATATTAAGCGGACAGCACTATTTTTTTCAGTTCAATATACAGATACggtatatactgatatatgtaTACTGCAATACACCATGTATACCGCTTTCAGGCTTTAGTATGTGATAAATCAGTAAATGTACATGTTTCTAGACTACTTAAACTTGCGATATACCGTAGCCTACATATACATGCCTCAGAAAATTCTCCCGATATTTTACTAGgctattgaaaaaattttatgcttattttgagattgtttttaaaatatccaaccacgtgccgcttacaCAGGTAGTCTACTGATAGATAATTTAGTTTAGCTAAATAAGCTAATCACGTTGTTCGCGAAAATTTTGATTCCTGCAACCAAACTAAAGGTCCTCGGAAGGCAAAATGTCAattaccgtactgaattaacccatacagatatttttatttaaacataCTAAAAAACTGAAATAACACTCAAAGCTATGAAACGAggcctgcttgaacatctgagcggctgcaaaaactgcaattgttatgtcattgttGGCTTATTTTTGATTGGTTGTGGTTAGGGGAAAATCTAAATGTTGAGTACCGGTATTTTAAATGATTTAATAATAGACAGTAGAATGAACATAAAAAAGTCGAACGGAAATTCTGATGGCAAACGTGTTTCAAAAAAgccaaaattgtgaaatttggcgttaaaaagcCAACGCTGTGAATCAGTGCTCAAAGACAGCGACGAGTTCAGCAGAATAGGTTTCGTTGAaagtgcacgcccgagggcgctagcgatTAGTAAGGTACAAAGTGCACTTTGGTGAGGCAATGAGGCAATGAGGCAATGaggcaatatatatatgctcattgggtGAGGTACAAAGCCCGTATataccaaagtgactataaactttAACAATCCTCTTACACATAACCATACCCGCATGGGATGCGAAGTGCGAACCCATGCATAGTAATCCGAGGGTGCCGTAGAGAGCGAATTCCTAACgattagcacgatgagccacacagCCGCGCCTTGATTGTCAGTAAATTTCGAGACAAAGGTGATCCAGCCCGGGACGCGGCACGCCGGACGTCAAATGCGGGACTGTCCCGGTCATTTCCGGGGCGGTTGGAAGCCCTAGCATCAGCACGTCTTGGATAATTTTAGATTTTGCCTACTTTCCCGATTTTACGTAGGCTATATttatgtatgtgttgacttGCATTGCCTATTTGTTTTAGTGTTacgaaaaatcgaaataaactataATTTACTAATAGTGGGTTGTGtctatattttgtttgttaCCGAGCGGCGTGGGTTGTTAATTAGGGTGACCAAATTTCCAAACCCTAAAAGGAGGACACATTGTTTGGTAGAACCGTAAATATAGAACCGCATTTCATCTGTGTATGAGATATACATTATAATATATCTACTAAATTCCctagaaataaatataaaagtgacAATAGACGAAATGACGACAATGAAATAACGCATTTTTgttgtattaaaaaaatatgcagGACAATCGATTGATTTTCTCTTAGACCATGAGTATTTAGCAGTTCCTTTAATCGTCGTCAACATTGCTgggttatttattttaatatcgtAAAACTGGGTATATTGGCGTAATTTTCTGTCCAAATCTGAATTTTCATAAATTGCGATATACGAGGTGAAATGGCGTAAAACCTATTTGTgaaacaaaacgattttacgtAGTAAACGAGTAAGCATAAGAAGTGTGCATTTAATTAGAGTAAACCCGTCTGCATGCTATCACCAGAGTCATACTCTGCTATCACATCGCAATGCATTGCTTGTCATGTGTATAATGATAATTAGCCTACAAGTCTCTACTGACTTTGGAATTTTCTTAACATATCAAAAACTTTCGATAATATAggagaattttaaatattttatcccGTGAAAAAAAGAGGACATTTTGACATTTTGGAGCGTCCTCGGAGGACACAAATTTTTTAACGAAAAAGGAGGACAAATCCTCCAAAAGGAGAACGTATGGTCACCCTATTGTTAATGTAAGTGTCCCATATGGGTTCGATACCGATTGAGACGCCTTATCGGATTTCTGCGCTTAGGAAGATAAATACTGATTTGAATCTGCCCCAATAGCCTTTTAAAATTACTAAAATTAGGCTTGTATGAGTTACACTAGTCAAGCCTGATGATCGAAAATGGCGTCCCTACGATGCAATGATGGAACAAGTTAGTTGCACGGGTTTGCTCTCACTCAAAGCCCATGTCCTCTCTTTCAAAGTGTGTGATTCATGAGAAATACTCCtaccaataaattttaaatctcCTTTTTCAATGGATAGATACTTCTCAATTTTTCTTTATACTTTTTTTGAACTTTCGAGATACCGAATTAAGGTATGTCTACTATGTTTAAATTGACTTTAGTAATGtgattttattgtatatatagcAATACTCGATCGCTACACCTGCACAAGAAACGTTCTTGTCCACTCCCTTGGCCCATACACCAGAATTAAGAAAGTtcatggataaaagattggatttaaagttaaatggtggaCGATCTGATCGACGAGGTTTCGAtccttttatgaatctagtcATGGATAATTGAACAGAGCGCAGAAAAGACGAGAccactgcacctgttggaaATTCGATATGAATattggaagcattggaacgaatacaatgattttaaattgaactaatcGAAAACGACAAAACAACCCGATACCTCAATCCATGTTTGTACATAGACTGTTATaaaacattcaatctatttacagagtttttttttattaataaaatttttttgtcactgtgttatttttgcaatggaATTGAACTACAGCATTTTACGTCAacgagtgtttttttttattccatattccTGTGGGAAAAGCACTGTTGACTCGTTGAGATTCACATACCATAGCCACGCATTCCATCCTATCAAACCCACCGAGTGTTCATGTTACACAAGTTTGACGCCCGAACGATATCCGTTCATTtctttgtctttttttattttgaatatatgtttGTGTGTTGAATGTGGGTAAACTGGCGCATGtatatttacattattaaacCTTTGTAAAGGTTTTGCCAGTTTCCCCGATTTTCCCAATcttctgtgtgttcattgtttgtgttttgtgtatgattttttttgtgggaaaatcaaaataaatatacttaTACTTGTATCTTTCATGTCGATAGCAAATTGAATCAGACTGTATTCGGATTATAAGTATTCAGGCATGTATTAATATTAGAGTAAACATGAAAAACAAAAGTTTCTTTACGTCTATCCGTtagtattgtatatatatatatatacatttttaacttttgtgctgtttttctttgttcacaatttttgtctcattttcatttcaacaaacTTCAAAGAATATTCATGGCCTTTCCAAGTTCTCCAGACTACCGAGATTGCGTATTGTGCCTTCCCTCCTTTGATATACAGCCCATTTAAATTTGCTGCATGACAAGCTGCGTACCAGAACGCTCCCTTGAAAGTAACAGCACAGTTGTCAGATGCTGTGTCATGATCTGCGTCCTTAGTTGTGAAGGATTGTCCTTGATGGGCGACTAAAGAGTCTCCAGTATTCCCACTGTATTGACCAACCGTTAAACGATAATTTGTTGAAGAATCGCCAATTGAGAATGTACTAGAAATGTTAGAGTAAATCAAAACATGCATTTATAAACTTGATTCTAAATTGATTTAAAGGTTCGATGTCATACCCATATTTAGCATAGGCTTTGTTTCCTTCCCAGTCTTCCATGTCTACTCTGAGTTCATACGTTTTGCCCTTGAGGATCTGGTAGATATTTTCTAAACCTAAATAAATGTTGTAAACTTTCTGCTAATGAATTGAGATTGCACGTTAAATTCTGGGAATGCCAATTGAGGATCCTATGATCGATCAATTCTTTGTGAGGagtaaaaaactaaaaaattattgattttatatcGACATAACCCGGGATAAGTTCTCTCAATAGCTGTAAACTGCTTTGTTTCAAATAGTTTTTTTATACAACGTTTTATGCGGCTTAAGTTAAGGTTTAAAATTAATCATATGGCGTTCTTCATCATTCAACAACTTATCAACCACACTTTCAGTAAGATCCCAAGTTAGTAAAATTCCCACGGGAATGACATTTACGTGGCCAGTTCCGATTAATAGTGCGTCGATGCGGGTGAGCGAAATCATTTTAAGATCATAACATATTTGTCCTATTTGTCAATGAAAAAATGCAATCTTTTCATAACTGGGTACATTACAAAGCTTCCAGTTCACGCGAaccaaatttgaacaaaatgatCAGGAACAAGAAAAATCTTTTGCTGATTTTCTATGTATCCGGATGCACAATATGCATGTTTTCAAATAGAGAAAAAAAGTGCACGTCGTCCGTCTATTTGTAAACATATTATCACAAAGCCATTGATAGTATTTATGTGAATGGACAAAACTCACCAAGCCAAAATTCTCCAATCGTATTTCCAAACCCATTTACATAATCATTCCATCCACGATAAAAGTCCTCAGAGCCATCCATTCGACGTTGAAATACCTTTGTGAAAACATTACACTTTcatgtttttgttgttattttatataaatactttagataatttttcaactaattttaatttgattgagTGAATCGATTCAACTCACAATCCATCCTCCTCCATTTGTCACGAGATCACAGTAAACTTCAGTCTTTTCAGAAACAGGGGTAGgatagatttcaaaaactccTCCGGTTTCATTCCGAAAAAGAGAATTGAATTTGTGTAATCTTCGACAACTATCCGGATAATACCGTTCTGAATATAATTTGCAACTGTTCCGCGTATATTTGCAATGCCATGgtgtttattttttcttttgtatGGAATATTTATTCGGCAAAATTTTACTCTATGGTAACTGTGGACTATAGGAAAAATGAGAATCGATTGCACAATTCATTAGCGTCAATTCAACCACCACAATTCAACCACCgagaatatatttgtgtcatCGACATATGTGCTAGATTAAAACAAGGCTATATGTCAGGAATTGAATCCCAGTTGATGAATATATTGAGTATATGCCCACAAAACATAGAGTAATCGGGGACGTAATGGGGACAGCTTTTATTAGGTGAAATCAAGTTGGACCGACTGTGGATTGCTTTATGACTAATGACATACGATTTAAATACCCATTTTTACCTCTGTGCAATGCTTCTTCCAActtattgtatttttcattcaGACGGCTTTCCGCTTCTGCAATGTTGAAAAGAAACTAATTGCTAAAaccaatttattaaaattacatgTGGATAAATTGTGTGTTGATTACAGTGCCAAAAACCTGACGCTTGAAAATGGGTAGTTGTTTGATAAAGATTTATTTACTTATACATGACTGTGTGTGCCAAACtacatatatatactgtattacATATTACGAATTGCTCGTCTGCATTCATGAAAATCAAAAGAAGACCAGGATAGATGTATGGATTCAATATTACAAATAGTACCTGAAATGTCCTCTGATATTTTGGTATTGACACGATTGTAATCAACGATTCCAGGTTCTCCTTTTGGTCCCGGCATACCACGTGGACCAGTTTTTCCAACACGAGCAAACTTTGTTGTCTGATGGGCACATGATTCACTCTGTCCACCACTTGTTTGCTGTAGTTTGCAGTATTCGTACATCTTTGTACAGAGTCCGGTGTCTTCTTGACCTACGACTAACCGACTGTACAATACAAGTACAAGAACGATGTATATGTCGTATGAGCTCATGTTACTTTCAATTTATCTGGAAATCGGagtatatttcattcaattgaaTAATAGGTTTTGTGCAAATATAGTTAACGATATAAAGAGGTAGTCTAACTAGTGATCCATATTTAATTGTAATATTCTTGTAGAATTACGCCTGTGTACCTTCTGCTATACACCTATTGCTATTTAAGATATCATGAATATGAATTTAACTTAAAAGTCTGACCACTAATTCTTTCACACGCTCTCAGATATTTTGAGAAAGTTgttaattcaatttttgaatgcCTTTCATTTGCTTAGTCTCTCCCCAGGGAGGTAAATGAATATACGATGTCGTCATTCTAGTCGTTGTATTTTCGTTATTGAACTGATTCCTGTATAATCGATTTATggataatttatttcaattacgaACTATTTCTGAACCTATCATTATGGCATTACCATCTTCAGCAGTCATTATTTTCGCGATTTGTATTTGTTAGATTTTCTCGGTGAAGTCCATTCGTTTTCTTATTTCGAATTAAGGACCCCAACAGAAAACGTGTAcgaattaataaatattgggtaagtgtGAAATAGAAAAGGGAATACTACCTGGAATGGCAGTCGACCGCGGAAATGAAATGCAACTCGACACCATCTAAGAACGCTGTACTGATTTCCAACTCCCAGCCCTAGTTCCAGattgaaactatttttgaaaactatattttttcaaatctactGTTTCTCCTctgatgaatttttgttttgttattaagCTTCTAGTGTTTTTGGCTGCTTGTCCAGAtctttgtttgaaaaaaatgaacattttgtTTACAAAGGCTGTGATGAAATCGAAGTAGCCCCACCTATCGTGGCATACGAAGCACAGTCAGTATGAGTCACGTGGCCAAGTGAGCCATTTGTTTATGTGCATTATGGTTGCGACCTCTCATAATTGTTGTTCTCGTGTTTTTTCATTCCAGGCATGGAATTGTTCAAGTCAATAAGAGACAAGATATCAGTATAAAGATATCGCTATAAAGACTGAgtttattctaaaaaaaatcCGAGCTTTTGTGAAAGACGACACCATGTGTATAGATGCGctttgcctaaatataaattatttcttTCTTCAAAAACTCCTTCAGTAATTAAACTCTGCTCTATCTAAATAGATTGCATTTTATAGTTTAGGGCTTACCAAATGTTTTTCATGAAGAGTCGGATAATACGAGGACTTACAATCGCGATGAAATCATTATTAAATGGGTGAATTTCGTTACAATCGTTGATTGCTTTTGTTGGCGTTTTGTAAATATTTAGTCTGTGAACTACTTTATATATATCGGTTCCTCTACTTTTCCCTATCTCACAAGTCTGTCGACTTAGTTACGTACGCCTTGGGCCACGAGGACATGGACGATGGATGTCTCTGCtataatttatcaataaacTCTCGTCGATAATATCATTTCTTTGAGCTATCAAGCGAACGGTACCATTTTAAACGGCGATGCTTTTCCAAATAAGCTATGCTCTTTGATGTCATTAAAGTTTTTATCAGATCACCGATAAGACGAAACATAAAGACGCCACTTAAACTGGATATCTTTATTAAACAAGCCAAGGTattccaaaaataatttttgtctgTTATCAAAAGCCCATTGCTAGTATATGATCATCATAAGAAATTCTAGATTTGTGtaagatattattaatattgcaaagtatatattttacaaacgCTGAAAAATGTGAACTCTATGTGAACTTTTTATATAATTCGGCTACTCTTTTTGcctcattttcatttcaacaaacTTCATGGAATATTCGTAGCCTTTCCAAGTATTCCAGACCACAGAGATTGCATATTGTGCTTTCCCTCCTTCGATATACAGCCCATTCAAATTTGCTGCATGACAATTTCCGTACCAGAACGCTCCCTTGTAAGCAACGGCACAGTTTCTGTCAGATCCTATGTCATGATCTGCGTCTTTCGTCGTGAAGGATCGTCCTTGATGTAGGGAATGTCCTTGAGTTGAGGCTTCTAAAGAATTTCCTGCAGTTCCACTGTATTGACCAACCGATAAACGATAATTTGTTGAAGAATCGCCGATCGAGAATGCTCTATAAATAATATAccatataaaaaattacaattataaACTTGATTTTGGATTTTCCATAAACTCAAAGGTTCGAAGTCATACCCGTATTTTGCATAGGCTTTGTTTCCATCCCAGTCTTCCATGTCTATTCTGAGTTCATACGTCTTGTCTTTCAAGATCTGATAGATATTTTCTAAACCTAAAAATTTAATGTACTGGCTTCATAATGTATATCAGTAACATAAATACGGGCtcttaaaattgtttttcacaAGCTATATAATGGTGCTCTTCACTTAATCGACTGATGTCTTTACGTCTAACAGTTGCGGAgggttattttcatttttaacagATTGTATATATAGATTCCATAGAATATCGTCATCCAGTTTCTGGTTTGAATGAGTTTTATGTTTCATACTATTTTCAAGAGTATTTTTTCAACCATTGGTATTTCAAGGAACTTGTTGCAGCAAAATAAGATTGATGTCATTTAAGTGAATAAAAAACTCACCAAGCCAAAATTCTCCAACCGTATTTCCAAATCCATTTACATAATCATCCCATCCACGATAGAAGTCTTCGGAGCCATCCATTCGACGTTGAAATACCTTTGTTAACACATTGAAGTTTTAATTATATTGCAATCGGTTTAGTTTTAATTATACGATGATTTGTGATAGTTTtaatttgacaatattttttggcTTCCGAAGTTTTCTGCTTGCTTGCTTGAGTTTACTGAAAAAGATTGATTAGATAGATTTCCGATCACTGATGCGCTTggagctatatatatatatacttgcgATAGAGATCAAATTGTCAAAGTGTtataactaaaaaaataaatcttcaaCCACCGAAAGTATCAGAGAAAATCGATtgttttcacaacaacaagaaaaaactACAAAGAGGATACAacaacaatgaaaaatattaataatagcaAAACGATTAATAGGTCTATATCGTGTccaatattagaaaaaaaaacacgacAAAATGGTTCAATTAGAAAAACAATGGATAGATTCAACTCACAATCCATCCTCCTCCATCTGTCATGAGATCACAGTAAACTTCAATCTTTTCTGAAACCGGGGTAGgatagatttcaaaaactccTCCGATTTCATCCCAAGAAAGAGAATTGAGTTTGTGTAATCCTCGACAACTATCCGGATAATACCGctctaaattttaattttgcaatTTAATGAGATAATGCTTTTCTCTAGTAATAACTTTTTGTCGTTaataatttgttaaaattgataGCTATGAACGATGTAAGAAATGCGGAATAAATGCATCATTAATCACTGTAtatatgtttaattttatttttcgtacAAGCTGAGTCATGGAAAATTTCCAAGCCCTTCGCTAACTGTCGCAAGATTATTgatggaagagttgcaagttaATGTGAAAAATTTATAGAAAGGCATCCGTAGTAAAATCTAGAATGTAATACAAGCAATGCAATATATCGTCATTAAAAACGACGAGGCAAACTCAATTACGTGGCTAACTTTAGCATATTGCTTATGAgtaatagtttaatattccagaaTCCAGATGCATAGGAATAAGTATTGAAGGATACAGTAACCAAAGAAAAATACGATTTGTTATCTGATTGGTAAATAATTCACCTCGTTCAACGTTTTCGTGATGTAGTTTGCAGGATTCGTACTTCGCTGTACAATGGTCAGTATCTTCTTGGCTGTAATGGCTAACGACTGACCAACTACATAATAAAAGTACAAAAACGATGGATATGTATGACTTCATGTTACTTCTAATTTATCTGTTTTAACCAAAAAGTATCATATTCATTAATTCGAAGCATATTTTATCAAAGACATATGTGAAAAAATACTTGGCAAATTTGTCATCCATATTTACTTGGAATATTACagttaaatttttgattttattttccttATACAactgattatattttttacaaaccCAAATATCAGTACTCTTAACgtagtgttttttttattactgcataTCTTTCGGTCGTTTTTTGTGAATGCCACCCATACTGGTAACATTTAATCTTGATCCAGTAGAAATTTTTAACGCTGTCCAAATTCCTACAATTTTTGACAACTTTGaactaaattaataaaaatgttaccAAACGTAAATTACGCATTTTTTGCGTTATCTTCTAAGTTGGTTTTATACTCTctgattcgaatactttataaTCTGTTaactatttcaaataaaactcaaaaccgctaGTCAAAATGTAGCCACATAGTATTTAATATTGGACAAAAAGAAATCGGAAGGTTAGGCAAAATAATTCTAAGTTTGCTTTCCATTATTTTTCTCCCCtgttattttttgttcagaATAAAATTTCACACAAACGCGTCTTTCTCGTCTATTTACTCGTTTTAAGCAAGCAAGCTAAAGTCTTTATAATCTAATCCCAAGGCATCAAGTACGCCCTGATACAATCTCAAAATCAACCGATGCCTAACATAGTGTTCCTGGTCATGTGAAGCAGACAGCCTCTgcgatatatttatatttgtttacgACTTACTGGAATTGATGTCAAAGATTGCATGAGTATGAAAcaataacttgaaaaaaattgtaacttaactataatatatataaaaaaattggatCTATGTTCTTTAATAATTTAACAGCAGGCGCCACAGTTCGGAAGAAATTCTTAAAATATGATGGCGGATGGCGCC
This genomic interval from Styela clava chromosome 15, kaStyClav1.hap1.2, whole genome shotgun sequence contains the following:
- the LOC120334205 gene encoding fibrinogen C domain-containing protein 1-like; protein product: MKSYISIVFVLLLCSWSVVSHYSQEDTDHCTAKYESCKLHHENVERERYYPDSCRGLHKLNSLSWDEIGGVFEIYPTPVSEKIEVYCDLMTDGGGWIVFQRRMDGSEDFYRGWDDYVNGFGNTVGEFWLGLENIYQILKDKTYELRIDMEDWDGNKAYAKYGAFSIGDSSTNYRLSVGQYSGTAGNSLEASTQGHSLHQGRSFTTKDADHDIGSDRNCAVAYKGAFWYGNCHAANLNGLYIEGGKAQYAISVVWNTWKGYEYSMKFVEMKMRQKE
- the LOC120334203 gene encoding microfibril-associated glycoprotein 4-like, translating into MSSYDIYIVLVLVLYSRLVVGQEDTGLCTKMYEYCKLQQTSGGQSESCAHQTTKFARVGKTGPRGMPGPKGEPGIVDYNRVNTKISEDISEAESRLNEKYNKLEEALHRERYYPDSCRRLHKFNSLFRNETGGVFEIYPTPVSEKTEVYCDLVTNGGGWIVFQRRMDGSEDFYRGWNDYVNGFGNTIGEFWLGLENIYQILKGKTYELRVDMEDWEGNKAYAKYGTFSIGDSSTNYRLTVGQYSGNTGDSLVAHQGQSFTTKDADHDTASDNCAVTFKGAFWYAACHAANLNGLYIKGGKAQYAISVVWRTWKGHEYSLKFVEMKMRQKL
- the LOC120334426 gene encoding 5'-AMP-activated protein kinase subunit beta-1-like translates to MGNNASIKRESGAAEGQGGSDLVVGSPMEESGFVFPGHQHDLLHDEAAGLKQTHIMHSGGVAKVPAVFRWKGGGKEVFLAGSYDQWKARIPLSRSRDDFYGIVDLPAGEHEYKFMVDGQWKTNQDEPTKLNAEGIMNNVLEVKDSDFEVFEALARDSSSLENVRDITHSPPGSYNQDIPREMLEDSNVHPPTLPPHLLNKVLLNQDVDLACEPSLLPEPQHVMLNHMYALSIKDGVMALSATHRYKKKFVTTLLYKPI